In Acetonema longum DSM 6540, the genomic stretch TTATTTTTCTATATTTCGCCGGTTTGGCCATACGACTCACTCCCCAGGGTGTTTTACTTAAATGTATGCGAGTCATGGCCTATTCATGATATTTTATGACAGTATTTCAAAAGAACATCAATTCAACTCTATTTTCCAGTCCCTGATCATGTTCATGATTGTATAGTTTGTCAAATCAAAATGCACCGGAGTGACGGAAATATATCCGGACTGCACGGCCGTCACATCGCTGTCAGATTCGTTATCACCGTAAACCAGGCTGCCGCCCATCCAATAATAAACTCTCCCCCGGGGGTCTTGCCGCTTTTCAAATACGTTTTCATAAGCGATGCTTCCCAGTTTGGTAACCCGGACTCCTTGGATATCTGCCTGAGGTAGATCGGGCACATTCACATTGAGTAATGTATTGGGCGGTAAAGCATGTCCGGCCATAGTGGGGACAAACTTTGCAATGAATCGCGCCGCAGGAGTAAAGTCTGACGGATTGCGGCCAGCCAACGATACCGCTACCGAAGGTATACCATGCAGTGCCCCCTCAATCGCAGCGCTCACCGTACCGGAATAAAGCACATCAGTAGCCAGATTGGGACCGTGATTGATACCTGATACAATAAGATCCGGTTCCAGGTTTAAAGCTTCCAGAGCAATTTTAATACAATCTGCAGGGGTTCCCGCAATGGCCCAAGCCTGCACATTAGACTGATTTTCAACCGGGAATTTGTCTACCCGGATGGGCTGATGAACGGTTATAGACTGGCTGCAGGCGCTACGTTCCGCATCCGGGGCAACTACAAACAATTCGTTAGCAATTTGAGCCAACTCAGCCCATAGAGATCGGATTCCGGCAGCGTGAATCCCATCATCATTCGTCAATAGAATGCGCAATAGAGTACCTCCCTTAACTGTATAATCAAACGGTTTTCTAACGGACCAGGCCGCCGGAAGCCTCATTGGCGCTGTGTTCCCAGGGAGCGCTGTCATAGTACCTTTGAACGTACTGTCTGCACACTTCTTTGGGATGCCTAGCATCTGAGACTTTCTCGACGGCCTGCAATAGGATTAACTAGTAAACTCATTTAATAATTTGTTTACCCAGCATCTCGTCTTTGCCGAAATTATCCTGAGCAAACATTACATCCCGGTAACTAAGGCTTCTGGTATGCTGAGTGTGGCTCCAGACACGGTCATTTCTATGCCAAAATCCGATGAAGGTAATGGGAATCCAGGTATATACGAACAACGGATACAGGATGAGATACAGCCATGATTTAAACTTGGCCCGTATTTTCAATAAAATAAGGAGCGGAAACACATATTGGCCTACGGCAATAATCCGCCATACTTCAATCGGCAGAACCATAAACAATATATTCGTATAAAAAGGCTCAATATGGTATAGATAACTCAACAGGACAAAAAAGGTCGACAGTATCAAAAAATGAGGCTGTAAAAGGTGCAATACACCATCGAGGATGACGATATTGCGTTGCCTGATTCCTTCATACAGCAAAAGGGGAATGTAACGGCCTGCCACGTCAAAATGTCCTTGCGCCCACCGTTTGCGCTGCCGCCAGGATTGCTTCAGCGTCAGAGGTTTTTCGTCATAAACGATTGCTTCGTGGGCCCAAGTGGTCCGGATGCCTTTTAATAATACCTTCATGGAAAATTCCAGGTCCTCAGTCAAACAAGTTGCTCCCCAGCCAAATCGATACAATACGTCGGTAGCGATACACATGCCTGTCCCGCCTAAGGCGCTGGATAATCCCAAATTATTTTTCGCTAAGTGCCAAATATGGTTCACCAGCCAGAAAGACAAGGCAAATGTTCCGGCAATCCAGGTATCGTACGGATTTTTTGCATCAAGGTATCCCTGAATGACCTTTTCGCCTTTACAGAGCTTACTGTTCATTTCCAGCAAAAAATTAGGGTGAACCAGATTATCGGCGTCAAAGATCACCACTGCATCATACTTTCGCTCCAGAGCGAACAGTTTGGAAAATGCCCACTCCAAGGCATAGCCTTTGCCGCGTTGCTCCAGATTGGTCCGCTCGTACACCATGGCATGGTTTTTACGAGCAATATCCGCCGTATTGTCCGTGCAATTATCGGCAATAACAAATACGTCGTAGAGATGCCGCGGATAGTTTAAGACAAATAAGTTTTCCAAAAGCTGGCCTATTACCCGGGATTCATTATGAGCTGCCACGATAACAGCGAAACTTTTTTCCGGGATCGTTGTTTTATGCTCTTTCTTTTGAAAGATGCCAAAAAGAGCCAAGGTAAAGTAGTACAACGTGAAAAACACGATAATAAGCTGCATGGGAATCATAATATAGTCAAAGATGTAATTCATCGGGACTACTCCTTTATTTCCTGTTTTTCTAACCGGGGAATCCCGGTTAGAAATCCTTATTCTTCCAACCTATATTATACGAATACCTTTTAGGATAGACAACTGCTTTTTATATTATTTACCCAACAACTTTATGTTTAATATAACCACACAAAAAAATAAGTATCCTTCCATGCCTCGCAAGGATACATTTTCTATTATTGTATGGAAATCACAACATTATCTATTTAAGGGCGAAGATGCTATATATAGTATTTAATATCCCGAATAGGGCATAGGCAAAAAACGGCACAAACAGATTTACAGAATGGAAAAGATAGAAAAGATAGACGGACAATGCTACTGTAATAACGACCGGTACCGTATGAATCTTTGCACCGTCTTTTCCCTTAAAATCGGGATATTTCACAGTGCTAACCATCAGATAAGCGACGATTAAGATCAAGGCCGGAAACCACCATCCTTCCGGGTGTATTCCGGTCATCACCAAGGTGGCGACAACACAACCGGCAGCAGGAATCGGCAGGCCCATAAAATAGCCTTTCACCGTCGTGGTATTCACATTGAACCGAGCCAGCCGCATGGCGCCGCAGGTAGCGAAAACAGCCCCCGCAAGCATACCCATTCCGCCGAAATTATGTAAGAAAAATACATAACCTAAGAAGGCAGGAGCAACGCCAAAAGAAACCAAATCACACAGGGAATCCAGTTCTTTACCGAAGTCGCCGCTTATTTTCATATAGCGGGCAACCCGTCCGTCCATACCGTCAGCTACCATGGCTGCCACAATCAAAATCGCCGCTAGACGCAACTCACCGTGAAAAGTATATAGAATGGAAAATACGCCAAACACCAAATTAAGAGCAGTTAGACCATTGGGGATCCAGCTTCTCATTTAACAACCCTCCCAATGACAGTTTCGCCGCCGCGAACACGGTCACCTTTTTGTACACATATCGTTACGTTTGTCGGAACCACAACTTCAGTGCAAGAGCCAAATTTAATCAATCCATAACACTCACCTTGTTTTAAAATACTGCCAATTGTAACCCATGATACAATTCGTCGTGCCAGAATGCCGGCTACCTGGGTAACCAAAATACGAAACGTTCCATTGTCCAGACCAATGGAATGCCGCTCGTTTTCACATCCTGCCGATTCTTTGTACGCCGGACGAAATCGGCCGCAGGTGTATTGCTGGAATTTTATATCCCCGGCAATCGGACTGCGATTTACATGTACATCAAAAACAGACAAAAAAATGCTGATTTTAACGGCCTGGCAATTTAAAAACTGGTCTTCAAAGACTTCCGATATACTCATCACCTTGCCATCAGCAGGCGACAATATTAAATCATCTTTGTCAGGAACAGACCGTTTAGGGTTACGAAAAAAGAATGTTACAAAAGCTGCCAGGACGCCGGGAATAATGCTCCAATACGGATTTATGATCACTCCGACGGCAATTGTTATAAAAACCAAGGCCGCAATATATACATAACCCTCTTTAACAATAAGAGCTTGTTTCATCCATCCACCTCCTGAAGCTAACCGCATGCTACGAGAACGTAATTTACAACAGCAATAAAAACAAAAGACAAGTAGTGAAAACTTGCCCAAGCCCTATATTTTCTCAAATTATTATAATATAGGCAGTTTATTTTGTCTAACGATTTTTGACGAGAACCCGGATGGCAAACCGTGGTAATGCCATCATTCTTCCAATCCGCTGGGGCTGACGCAGCAGCCGGAAAAACCATTCCAGGTTTGCCCGCTGCATCCATTCAGGCGCCCTGGGTACAGACCCGGCCATGACATCAAAAGAGCCTCCCACTCCCATGCATACCGGGACTTGTAACTTTTGGAGATTGCGGTAAAGCCATTTTTCCTGTTTGGGCACTCCTAACGCAACCAACAACACATCCGGCACCGCATTGCAAATTTGATCAATGATCCGACCTTCATCGGCAGCAGAGAAAAAGCCATGGTGGATGCCGACGATTTGAATGCCGGGATAAAGTCTTTCTGCTTTGTGTTTGGCTGCTAGAATCACCTCCGGGGCAGCGCCAAGCATAAATACCCGGTAACCATGAAGACTGGCCTTATGTAAAAGCGACTGAGTCAGATCATAGCCGGTAACCCTCTCCGGTACATGAAACCCTCGATGCCGTGCGGCCCATACCACACCTGCTCCGTCAGGAACAATCAGATCGGCGGCATTCAGTATATCGGCCAGGTCTCTGTCTTTTTGCGCGAACATAACCATTTCCGCATTGGCTGTGGCAATCAAATGAGGTGTACGGCTTTTAATATACCATTCCAATCTTTCTAGAGCTTCTTCCTTAGTGACTGCATGAATTTTGATTCCCAAAACAGATGGATCAGCAGTAGTCATTATTCTCCCTCAGCGTTCAATAGAAATACAGGCTCTAACATTATTGTAGCACAAGATTAGAATCCCGGCAATCTTAGCCATGGAAGCCGCCAGACAGGCTTCCTTTTTTCTTGCGGCTGCTGTGGCGCCGGCTGGGGGATATCTTCTCTGAATGATCGCTTGCGGGGGGGAGAAAACGCTTTCGGTTCAGTGCCTTTTACAAAAGCGCTGTACTCCACTTCCTTGCACTTGCCGCTGGCCAAATGCCCGGAGTCGGTGCAAACCGGCACCCCGGCGATCACATCCGGAGGTAATGTGAAATCTTCCACCGGAGTTCCCGCTACAATCTTAGCCATCATCTGCCCCCACATGATGGCTACATGGCTGCCGGTTATGCCTACTGACTTACGGTCATCGTTGCCAATGTAGATTCCAGCTAACAATTCGGGAGTATAACCGATGAACCAGGCAGTTTTGGCGTCATCGGTGGTACCGGTTTTCCCGGCAGCCGGCCGGCCCAGGTTGGCCCCCATTCCGGTGCCTTTCTGCAGAACAGATTGAAGCATATCAGTAATAATATAGGCAATGGCCGGCTCCAGTACCGGTTTTTGTATAATCTGACTCTGTTCCAGGACCTGCCCGTTTTCATCCAAAACTTGCAAAATCGCAATAGGCTTGGATAATATGCCGGAATTAGCAAAAGCCGTATAGGCCGTTGTCACCTCCATTAAATTGACTCCCTGGGTTAATCCGCCTAAAGCCGAAGCCAGATTATTATCCTGAGGCACTAAGGTAGTGATGTCCATTCGTTTGGCCAGATCCAATACATTCGACATTTGCACCTGCTGCGCCAGTTTTACTGCAATCACATTAATAGACAGACGCAATGCTTTCTTGAGCGTGGTTGAGCCAATATATTTTTTATCGTAATTCTGAGGCTGGTATCCGTTAATATTAATGGCTTCATCCGTCATGACAGAATTGGCTGCATAGCCTTGCTGCAGCGCTACGGTATAGACGAAGGGCTTAAATGCCGATCCGGGTTGACGGACCTCCGAAACTACCCGGTTGATTTGACTTTCGGCATAATTTCTCCCGCCAACCATTGCTTTAATATACCCGTTACGGGGATCCATGATCAAAACAGCGCCTTGGTACTGACCTAGTACACCTTCTGCCACCTGCTGCATTTGGATATCCAGGGTGGTATAGATTTTCAGTCCGCCCTTGTAAACCCGATTCGCTCCGTATCTTCCCACCAGGTCTTGGGCGATATAGTCGAGAAAATAAGACGCTTGAACAGTCCGCTTTTTTTTCCCTGCCAGGACAATAGGTTCAGCATCCGCTTCTTTCATTTGTTCAGTGGAGATGAATCCGGCCTTTCCCATGCCGGATAATACGACTGACCGCCTTTTTTGCGCTGCGTCCATATCAATATAGGGTGAATAGATATTCGGACCCCGGATAATACCGGCCAAAAGTGCCCCCTCAGCCAGAGATAAATCGCCGGCGCTTTTACCGTAATAAACTTGAGCGGCTGCCTCTACTCCATAAGCGCCTTCTCCAAAATAAACCTGGTTCAAATAAGCTTGCATGATTTCCTGTTTGGTAAATTTGCGTTCGATCATTAATGACAGTATTGCTTCTTTTATTTTACGGGTTAAAGTCTGCTCCTGAGTTAAAAACATGTTTCTGGCCAACTGCTGGGTAATTGTGCTGCCTCCCTCTACGATGCCGCCGCTCCTGATATTGACCCATACAGCTCTTAGAATTCCTATAGGATCAATGCCGATATGGCTGTAAAACCGGCTGTCTTCATTGGCGATTAGTGCCTGAGGGATGTAAGGGGAAATTTGCTGCAACGAGACTACAACCCGGTTTTCTTCAAATAATTTGGCAATCAGATTCCCGTGAATATCGTATACCTGAGTGGCTTCCACAAATTGTAATTCATTCAGATTATTCGCCGAAGGAATTCCCAAAAAGCTGCAACCGGCAGAAATTAGGGAAACTGCAATTGTACCAATAAGAAGAGTAGAAATATATTCCTGGACCCTCCGTCTCATAAACATCTCCTCCTCCTTATTTCTAGTATGTCCGGTTGAATTGGATATTTTTCACGCAGGAATAGCCAGGAACTTTATCTAATTATTACTATCGTACAAGATGCACCATTATCGCTGCCAGGTGAATTTGCAGTTAGGAGCTATTGAAATGACGAAAATTGCCAAAACATGGTGTCTGATTGGATTGATTGCAGCTGTCTGTACAGGTTTTCTCTTGGCGATATTCACCCAACAACCTACTCTTCAGGAGACGGTGCAAACGCAGGATATAACCCCCTCCGTCGAACACGAACAGGGAAAAAAACATTTGCCTTTCTTACGGCTAAACCCGCCTGCCCATCTATTGGATGATGCTGTTCTGACTCAACCCGATGATGCAAATAAGCCGGTATTTGACCGATATACGGTTGTGGAACGCAAAGCCAGGAAATTACCTTTAACCTTACCGGAGATACCTCCGTTTTATGGCGAGAAAGTGGTATATTTGACCCTGGATGACGGGCCCTATGTGCATACTGATATTATTTTGGACATTCTAAAAGAGCAGCATGTCCCCGCTACTTTTTTTGTCTTGGGCGTACAGGTGGAAAAATACCCTGCCATCCTGAAGCGAATCTACGAGGAAGGCCATGCCATCGGCAATCATACTTATAATCACGCGTACCGTGAAGTATACAAATCGCCGGCAGATTATCTCAATCAACTGCAGCGGACTGATGAGCTCATCCAAAAAATCATCGGAGTTCGCCCTCGGATCACCCGGGCCCCGGGCGGCACAGTCGGGCATTTTAACCAAAAATACTGGCAAGCCATTAAAGATAACGGTTATGTGGACATTGGCTGGAATATCAATGCCGACGACGCTTCCAAGGCCACTGCCAGTCAAATTATCGCCAACGTTTGTTACCAGATGGGAAATCGGGCTTTATGGAACCGGGCGATCATTCTGCTGCATGACGGCCCCAGTCAGACCGAAACCTTCAAGGCATTACCGGTTATCATCCAATATTTAAAAAAAGAAGGGTTCCAGTTCCGGGTGGTGGATTTGAGAACGCCGCCTGCCTGGTAAAACAAACAGGGTGTCGCATGCGTTTCTAAAAACGTTTTGCGGCACCCTGTTCTGTAACATATTATAAACTGTAGTTCGGAGATTCCTTCGTAATAATCACATCATGAGGATGGCTTTCTTTTAGTCCGGCGCCGGTAATGCGGATAAAGCGGGTGTTCGTAATTAATTCGTCAATAGTGCGCACGCCGCAATACCCCATGCCCGCTCTAAGTCCTCCAATCAGCTGAAACAGCGTGTCCGCAACTGAGCCTTTATAGGGGACCCGCCCTTCAATCCCTTCCGGCACCAGCTTGTCCATGTTTTCCTGAAAATAACGGTCTTTGCTGCCTTCAGCCATAGCGCCCAGGGAGCCCATGCCTCTATATACTTTATAACTTCTCCCTTGATAGATAACAGTTTCACCGGGGCTTTCCTCGGTGCCGGCAAGCAGATTCCCGATCATCACTACATTGGCGCCGGCAGCAATCGCCTTGGAAATATCGCCGGAATATTTAATGCCGCCATCGGCAATAATAGGAATCCCCTTTTTGCGGGCCGCAGCAGCGCAATTATAAACTGCGGTAATCTGCGGTACGCCAATGCCGGCAACAACCCGGGTAGTACAGATCGATCCCGGTCCAATCCCCACCTTGATGGCGTCAGCCCCGGCCGCAATCAAATCTTCGGTTGCTTCCGCTGTGGCCACATTGCCGGCGATTAAATCCACCTGAGGGTAGGAGGATTTAATTTTTTTCACGGCCTCGAGAACTCCGAGAGAATGGCCATGGGCTGTATCCACCACAATGACATCTACTTTGGCGGCGACAATCGCAGCCACACGCTCCATCATATCCGCTCCTACGCCAACAGCTGCTCCTACCAGGAGTCGGCCCTTGCCGTCCTTGGCAGATTTCGGATACTTCTGGTTTTTCTCAATGTCTTTGATGGTAATGAGTCCTTTGAGACTGCCCTTGGCATCCACCAAAGGCAATTTTTCGATCCGGTGTTTGCGCAGGATTTCCTTAGCCGCTTCCAGTGATGTTCCCACCGGTGCGGTAATCAGCTTTTCCGAGGTCATACACTCATGAATTTTACGGGTTAAGTCGGTTTCAAACCGCAAATCACGGTTGGTCAGAATGCCGAGCAATTTGCCTTTCTGCGTAACCGGCACTCCCGAAATATGATATTTCTCCATTAAATCATGGGCCGCCTGCAAGGTATCGTCAGGCGCTAAAAAAATTGGATCAACAATAATACCGTGTTCGGAACGCTTCACTTTATCAATTTCATTGGCCTGCCGTTCGATGGACATATTTTTATGGATAACCCCCAAGCCGCCTTCCCTGGCCATGGCAATGGCCATACGGGTCTCGGTGACGGTATCCATTCCTGAACTGATAATGGGGATATTTAATACGATGTTTTTAGTCAATCTGGTGCCGACTTCTACCTCGCGGGGCAGTACATTCGACTTGGCGGGAACAAGTAAAACATCGTCAAAGGTAAGTCCTTCCGGGCCAAATTTGTCTTCAAACACAGTCTAAACTCCTTCCACGATTTCCCCTTGTGGGTATTTCAATTATCATATCATATTTGACACCAGAATAACATAGGAAAATAGAAAAATTTAATTAATCCTCTGCTGCCGCCATTTTGGCGGCAGCGCCCATAATGCCCAGCATTGCATGCTCAAAAGACAGAGCTCCCTGCAGATAGACCGCATAGGGTTCCCGCAGAGGACCGTCGGCGCTGAGTTCAATCGAGGATCCCTGCACGAAGGTTCCTCCGGCCATAATGACGGCATCAGAGTACCCGGGCATACCACTTGGCTCGGGAGACACATGAGAATCCACCGGTGAATGGTGTTGCAGCCCCCGGCAGAAGGCCACCATTTTTTCGGGAGAGCCGAGTTGCACCGCCTGAATAATGTCATTGCGGCGCTCAGTAGCAGCAGGATGGGTTTTGTAGCCAAGCAGCGTAAAGAATTGCGCGGCAAAAATGGCGCTTTTCACAGCCTGAGCAACCGTATGAGGCGCTAAAAACAATCCCTGATACATCAGCCGCTTTACGTCCAGCGAGCAGCCGACTTCGGCCCCGATGCCGGGAGCGGTCAGTTGATAAGCTGCCAGATCCACCAAGTCTTCCCTTCCAGCCACATAACCGCCGGTAGGCGCCAGACCGCCTCCCGGATTCTTGATCAACGATCCGGCCATGATATCGGCGCCTGCCTGGGTTGGTTCCGATTCAGCTACAAATTCGCCGTAGCAATTATCGACAAAACAGATACAAGCGGGGTTGATGCTTTTAACCGTAGCACAGAGCTGTTTAATTTGCTCAATGGTCAGGGCGCTGCGCATACTGTAGCCCCTGGACCGCTGGATCATAGCCATTTTAGTGGTAGGGCGGATGGCGGCGGCAATGCGGGGCAAATCAGGTTTTCCGTCCTGTAAGGCAATTTCGTCGTAGCAGATGCCCCGGTCGATTAAGGACCCTCTGGTTGACTGGGGATACCCGATTACTGTTTGCAGCGTATCGTAAGGCGAACCGGTAATTGCCAGCAGCTCGTCCCCTGTCCGGAGTATTCCCAACAAAACCGTAGCAAGGGCATGAGTCCCCGAAACAAATTGAGGTCGGAAAATTGCCTTTTCTGTCTGGCAGATTTCCGACCAGATAGCATCAAGGGTATCTCTGCCAGCATCATCATAACCGTAGCCTGTAGTCCCGCCAAAATGATAGGGAGAAACCCGGTGATGCTGAAAAGCGGACAGGACTTTGGACGTATTATTCAAGGCAATGCTATCGACTAAGAGAAATTGTTCTTTTACTTGTTCCAAGGCAGTATTTTTAGCCTGGAGAATCGTATCCGGAAATTGAATCATTGTTTTCTTCTTCCCCCACAATAAACTGATGATATCGCTTGATGTATTCCGACGAAACCGAGACTTTTACCCTGATGCCGCTTTCCTGATAGTCTACCGACTGTACAACGGCAAAGCCGTATAAGTTCGATACCAGGCCGCTTGCCTCATAAGGAATCAGCATCTCTATAATCTGGGTCCGTTGATTGAGGACCTGTTCAATAGCAGCAAACAGATCGTCGCTTCCTTCACCGGTCAGAGCCGAAATCGCCACGGCATGTTCCTGTTTGAGCAGTTTCTCCCGCAAAGCATCACCCGATTCTAGTCTGTCCACTTTATTGCAAACAGTGATGATGTCTTTGCTATCCGACTCCAGCTCCCGCAGCACATGAAAGACCGCGTCACTTTGGGCGCGAAACCGAGGATGGCTGATATCCAGCACATGCAGCAGAAGGTCGGCCTGCTTCACCTCTTCCAGTGTCGCCCGAAAGGCCGCTACCAGATGATGCGGCAGTTTCTGAATAAATCCGACTGTATCGGTCAGAAGGATTTCCTGTCC encodes the following:
- the surE gene encoding 5'/3'-nucleotidase SurE; translated protein: MRILLTNDDGIHAAGIRSLWAELAQIANELFVVAPDAERSACSQSITVHQPIRVDKFPVENQSNVQAWAIAGTPADCIKIALEALNLEPDLIVSGINHGPNLATDVLYSGTVSAAIEGALHGIPSVAVSLAGRNPSDFTPAARFIAKFVPTMAGHALPPNTLLNVNVPDLPQADIQGVRVTKLGSIAYENVFEKRQDPRGRVYYWMGGSLVYGDNESDSDVTAVQSGYISVTPVHFDLTNYTIMNMIRDWKIELN
- a CDS encoding glycosyltransferase family 2 protein, yielding MNYIFDYIMIPMQLIIVFFTLYYFTLALFGIFQKKEHKTTIPEKSFAVIVAAHNESRVIGQLLENLFVLNYPRHLYDVFVIADNCTDNTADIARKNHAMVYERTNLEQRGKGYALEWAFSKLFALERKYDAVVIFDADNLVHPNFLLEMNSKLCKGEKVIQGYLDAKNPYDTWIAGTFALSFWLVNHIWHLAKNNLGLSSALGGTGMCIATDVLYRFGWGATCLTEDLEFSMKVLLKGIRTTWAHEAIVYDEKPLTLKQSWRQRKRWAQGHFDVAGRYIPLLLYEGIRQRNIVILDGVLHLLQPHFLILSTFFVLLSYLYHIEPFYTNILFMVLPIEVWRIIAVGQYVFPLLILLKIRAKFKSWLYLILYPLFVYTWIPITFIGFWHRNDRVWSHTQHTRSLSYRDVMFAQDNFGKDEMLGKQIIK
- the pssA gene encoding CDP-diacylglycerol--serine O-phosphatidyltransferase → MRSWIPNGLTALNLVFGVFSILYTFHGELRLAAILIVAAMVADGMDGRVARYMKISGDFGKELDSLCDLVSFGVAPAFLGYVFFLHNFGGMGMLAGAVFATCGAMRLARFNVNTTTVKGYFMGLPIPAAGCVVATLVMTGIHPEGWWFPALILIVAYLMVSTVKYPDFKGKDGAKIHTVPVVITVALSVYLFYLFHSVNLFVPFFAYALFGILNTIYSIFALK
- a CDS encoding phosphatidylserine decarboxylase family protein — its product is MKQALIVKEGYVYIAALVFITIAVGVIINPYWSIIPGVLAAFVTFFFRNPKRSVPDKDDLILSPADGKVMSISEVFEDQFLNCQAVKISIFLSVFDVHVNRSPIAGDIKFQQYTCGRFRPAYKESAGCENERHSIGLDNGTFRILVTQVAGILARRIVSWVTIGSILKQGECYGLIKFGSCTEVVVPTNVTICVQKGDRVRGGETVIGRVVK
- a CDS encoding WecB/TagA/CpsF family glycosyltransferase; this encodes MTTADPSVLGIKIHAVTKEEALERLEWYIKSRTPHLIATANAEMVMFAQKDRDLADILNAADLIVPDGAGVVWAARHRGFHVPERVTGYDLTQSLLHKASLHGYRVFMLGAAPEVILAAKHKAERLYPGIQIVGIHHGFFSAADEGRIIDQICNAVPDVLLVALGVPKQEKWLYRNLQKLQVPVCMGVGGSFDVMAGSVPRAPEWMQRANLEWFFRLLRQPQRIGRMMALPRFAIRVLVKNR
- a CDS encoding transglycosylase domain-containing protein yields the protein MRRRVQEYISTLLIGTIAVSLISAGCSFLGIPSANNLNELQFVEATQVYDIHGNLIAKLFEENRVVVSLQQISPYIPQALIANEDSRFYSHIGIDPIGILRAVWVNIRSGGIVEGGSTITQQLARNMFLTQEQTLTRKIKEAILSLMIERKFTKQEIMQAYLNQVYFGEGAYGVEAAAQVYYGKSAGDLSLAEGALLAGIIRGPNIYSPYIDMDAAQKRRSVVLSGMGKAGFISTEQMKEADAEPIVLAGKKKRTVQASYFLDYIAQDLVGRYGANRVYKGGLKIYTTLDIQMQQVAEGVLGQYQGAVLIMDPRNGYIKAMVGGRNYAESQINRVVSEVRQPGSAFKPFVYTVALQQGYAANSVMTDEAININGYQPQNYDKKYIGSTTLKKALRLSINVIAVKLAQQVQMSNVLDLAKRMDITTLVPQDNNLASALGGLTQGVNLMEVTTAYTAFANSGILSKPIAILQVLDENGQVLEQSQIIQKPVLEPAIAYIITDMLQSVLQKGTGMGANLGRPAAGKTGTTDDAKTAWFIGYTPELLAGIYIGNDDRKSVGITGSHVAIMWGQMMAKIVAGTPVEDFTLPPDVIAGVPVCTDSGHLASGKCKEVEYSAFVKGTEPKAFSPPRKRSFREDIPQPAPQQPQEKRKPVWRLPWLRLPGF
- a CDS encoding polysaccharide deacetylase family protein, with product MTKIAKTWCLIGLIAAVCTGFLLAIFTQQPTLQETVQTQDITPSVEHEQGKKHLPFLRLNPPAHLLDDAVLTQPDDANKPVFDRYTVVERKARKLPLTLPEIPPFYGEKVVYLTLDDGPYVHTDIILDILKEQHVPATFFVLGVQVEKYPAILKRIYEEGHAIGNHTYNHAYREVYKSPADYLNQLQRTDELIQKIIGVRPRITRAPGGTVGHFNQKYWQAIKDNGYVDIGWNINADDASKATASQIIANVCYQMGNRALWNRAIILLHDGPSQTETFKALPVIIQYLKKEGFQFRVVDLRTPPAW
- the guaB gene encoding IMP dehydrogenase; the encoded protein is MFEDKFGPEGLTFDDVLLVPAKSNVLPREVEVGTRLTKNIVLNIPIISSGMDTVTETRMAIAMAREGGLGVIHKNMSIERQANEIDKVKRSEHGIIVDPIFLAPDDTLQAAHDLMEKYHISGVPVTQKGKLLGILTNRDLRFETDLTRKIHECMTSEKLITAPVGTSLEAAKEILRKHRIEKLPLVDAKGSLKGLITIKDIEKNQKYPKSAKDGKGRLLVGAAVGVGADMMERVAAIVAAKVDVIVVDTAHGHSLGVLEAVKKIKSSYPQVDLIAGNVATAEATEDLIAAGADAIKVGIGPGSICTTRVVAGIGVPQITAVYNCAAAARKKGIPIIADGGIKYSGDISKAIAAGANVVMIGNLLAGTEESPGETVIYQGRSYKVYRGMGSLGAMAEGSKDRYFQENMDKLVPEGIEGRVPYKGSVADTLFQLIGGLRAGMGYCGVRTIDELITNTRFIRITGAGLKESHPHDVIITKESPNYSL
- a CDS encoding aminotransferase class I/II-fold pyridoxal phosphate-dependent enzyme, with the translated sequence MIQFPDTILQAKNTALEQVKEQFLLVDSIALNNTSKVLSAFQHHRVSPYHFGGTTGYGYDDAGRDTLDAIWSEICQTEKAIFRPQFVSGTHALATVLLGILRTGDELLAITGSPYDTLQTVIGYPQSTRGSLIDRGICYDEIALQDGKPDLPRIAAAIRPTTKMAMIQRSRGYSMRSALTIEQIKQLCATVKSINPACICFVDNCYGEFVAESEPTQAGADIMAGSLIKNPGGGLAPTGGYVAGREDLVDLAAYQLTAPGIGAEVGCSLDVKRLMYQGLFLAPHTVAQAVKSAIFAAQFFTLLGYKTHPAATERRNDIIQAVQLGSPEKMVAFCRGLQHHSPVDSHVSPEPSGMPGYSDAVIMAGGTFVQGSSIELSADGPLREPYAVYLQGALSFEHAMLGIMGAAAKMAAAED